The DNA segment GAAGCTAGCTCAAAAGGTAGTAAATAATCAGTAAATAAGTGTTCACCGATCCTGGCTGTCGCTTCCTCGCCAACTACAGTTGGCCCGGGTAGTGACCAGGGCGTGGTGACTACCACGCGCGTCAAGAGCGCCAGAAGGCCAAGACAGACGGCACCGGAGACTAAACGTCGAGTAGTGAGATTGGCAATAGTTTTAAGCTCTTCTCGCTTATTCACTAGCATAATCGCGAATAAAATTAAAACGTTGATAGCGCCTACGTAAATCATCACCTGAGCTGCTGCAACGAAGCTGGCATTAAGTAGCAAATACAAGCCTGCTACGGCCATAAAGACTCCGCCTAAGAGAAAGGCCGAATAGACGATGTTACTTAGCAGAACGACCCCAAGGGCACCAGCCACCACAGCAGCAAACAGTACCAGCAAGCAAATCAGCTCAGCAGTCGTCGCAATGGTCATGCGTCTACCCCCCTATCACTTTCAAATGATTTCTCCTTGTTCTTGACCAAAGTGATGGTTTCCATCACTTCAGCAGGTAGTGTGCCAGCACGAGGATTGTCAGCA comes from the Synechococcus sp. M16CYN genome and includes:
- a CDS encoding NADH-quinone oxidoreductase subunit J; its protein translation is MTIATTAELICLLVLFAAVVAGALGVVLLSNIVYSAFLLGGVFMAVAGLYLLLNASFVAAAQVMIYVGAINVLILFAIMLVNKREELKTIANLTTRRLVSGAVCLGLLALLTRVVVTTPWSLPGPTVVGEEATARIGEHLFTDYLLPFELASVLLLMAMIGAIVLARRDVFSNDVVTGEVADQGLIEKPPASLLLERRSS